The Campylobacter concisus sequence TGCGATCACACCTTTATCTAAAAACAAAATTCTATCAGCTATCTTTCTAGCAAAATTCATATTATGAGTGACAATGATCATAGACTTTTTCTCTTTTGCAAGAGATAAGATGACTTTTAAAACTTCAGCCTCAAGCTCTGGGTCAAGCGCGCTTGTAGGCTCGTCAAGTAGCAAAAAGTATGGATTTACGGCCAGTGCTCTAGCGATGGCTACACGCTGTGCTTGACCGCCAGAGAGCCTGTTTGGATAGGTATCTTCTTTGTGGCTAAGCCCCACTTTGGCTAAAAGATCTTTTGCCTCTTTTATCGCTTCGTTTTTATCTTTTTTTTGAATGTAGATCGGAGCTTCAGTGACATTTTGAAGTGCTGTTAGGTGTGGGAAGAGGTTGAAGCTTTGAAAGACCATGCCTGTTTTTTTTCGAATTTCTAAAAGCTCTTTTGAGCTAAGCTTCTCTTTAAAATTTACACTCCTATCATCTACCTCTAAAGTGCCACTTTGTGGGATCTCAAGTAAATTTATGCATCTAAGAAGTGTTGATTTGCCACAACCAGATGAGCCAACTATCACAGTTGTTTGCCCCTCTTTAAAGCTTGTGTTTATGTTATCTAGCACCAAATGATCGCCGTAAGATTTGCTTATATTTTTAAAATTTATAGCCATTAGACATACCTTGAGACAGCTTTTTCAAGCCTTGATTGAAGATAGGTTAAGAGTGTGCAAACCACTAGATAGATGAGCGCTGCTAGGATGTAGAGGATGAGTGGCTCAAAGGTCCTTGCTGCGATCCTTTGAGCGACCATAAACATATCTACCATCGTTATAGAAGCTGCTAGTGAAGTATCTTTAACAAGGCCTATAAATGTGTTAGAAAGCGGTGGCAACGAGATCCTCACCGCTTGAGGCGCGATGATGCGCTTTAAAATTTGATAGTGCGTCATGCCAAGCGATGTGGCAGCCTCCCACTGACCTTTTGGCACAGAAAGTATGGCAGCCCTTACAGACTCAGACGCATAAGCGCCCACGTTTAGGCTAAATGCGATAGTCGCCGCACTCCAAGTATCAAGCGTAACGCCGAGGCTAGGAAGTCCGTAAAATACGATGAAAAGCTGCACAAGAAGCGGCGTGCCACGAAATATCCAAACATAGGTGGCAAATATAAATTTTAAAATTTTTATATTTGAAAGCCTTGCTACTGCTGTGATAATGGCGATGACAAGCCCTAGCGAAAACGAGAGCAAAGTAAGTGGGATCGTCACTTTTAAAAGTGCGATGATCATCGGTAGCGTCGAGCTTGAAACAAGCTCGATCACTCTATCTAAATTTTCCATTTTTGCCTTGTTGGTTTATAAATTTATTTTGAGACGTCTTTGCCAAAGTAGCTTTTTGAGATGGCTTCTAGTTTTCCCTCTTTTGAAAGTTCGTTTAGTGCATTTGAAATTTGCTCTGCAAGTTCGGCGTTGTCTCTTTTGACAGCTGCTGCTGTGTAGTCTTTCTCGTCAAGTGAGGCAGCTATCTTCACAGGTGCGTTTGGACGCTCTTTTATGAAGTCGTAAAATACGATGTTATCTCTTACAACAGCATCTACACGTCTTGATATAAGAAGCTCCATGCTTTTAGCAAAATTATCTGTTACGACGTGTTCAGCACCGTATTTTACAGCGACTTTCGCCCAGTTGCTCGTAGCTGAGTCGGCATTTCTTTTGCCTTTTAGATCAGCAAAACTTTTTATGTCGTTATTATCTTTTCTAGTGATGATGGCACCAAATGTTACAGTATAAGGCACTGAAAAAGCATATTTTTTCTTTCTCTCATCAGTTATGCTTACTTGATTAAATACAACGTCTGCCTTGCCCGCGTCAAATGCCGCTAGCATCGCGTCCCAAGGAGCTGTTAGAAACTCAACTTTTAAATTTAGCTTTTGTGCTACTGCTTTTGCGATATCTACATCGTATCCTACTAGCTCATTTTTGTCATTATAAAATGTAAAAGGCGCGTAAGTGCCTTCAGTTGCTACTATTAGCACGCCATCTTTTATAGTTTTTGCCTGTAAATTTAGAGCTATTGCAAGCACTGCTACTATTTTTAATAAATTTGTAAATTTCATTTTGGTCCTTTATTTTGAAATATCTTTTCCAAAATATTTCATCGAAATTTCGCTTATCTTACCCTCGGCTTTTAGCTCATCAAGTGCTTTGTTTATCGCTTCTAGTAGCTCAGTGTTGCCTTTTTTAACGATTGCAGCTGTTGGCATCGGCTCGTTGCTTGTGTATGCGATTTTTAGTGGTGCATTTGGGCGTTGTTTAATGTAGTCAAAAAATGTAACGTTATCGTTTATCGTATCATCAGCTCTTTTTGAGATGATAAGCTCCACGCCTTTGCTAAAGCCATCAGCTACGACCACTGTTGCGCCGTTTTTCTCGGCTATCGCCGCCCAGTTGCTAGTCGCAGAGTGCACGCTCTTTTTGCCTTTTAGATCAGCAAAACTTTTGATGTCGTTATTGTCTTTATGCACGACAATTACCGGATATGGCATAGTGTAAGGCACGCTCATACCATACTTTTTCTTTCTATCTTCGTTTATGCTAACTTGGTTAAAAACAACATCTGCTTTGCCAGCGTCAAATGCTGCTAGCATCGCATCCCAAGGAGCTGTTAGAAACTCGACTTTTAAATTTAGCTTTTGTGCTACTGCTCTTGCAATATCTACGTCATATCCTACTAGCTCGCCCTTTTCATCATAAAATGAGTAAGGTGAGTAAGTACCTTCAGTTGCGACGATAAGTTCGCCTTTTTTGATAGTTGAAGCATTTAAATTTAAAGCTAAAAAAGCACCTGCGATCAAGCCAAAAATGGGCTTAAAATTCATTGATTCTCCTTATTTAGAAATGTCTTTGCCGAAGTATTTAAGCGAAATTTCGCTTAAAGCTCCTTCTTTGTTAAGCTCATTTAGGGCAAAATTTATCTTAATTAGCAGCACTTTGTTACCTTTTTCTACGTTATAGCCCATTTGTTCACTATTTGTATAGCATCATCTTTTATGATCTGCCAGTAAAATTCTGTAAAGGCAGAATTTAGCAAACAATCGCACGAATTGCACCAAATTTAAAAAGCAATAGAAATTTTTATACAAAACTCTTTGCAAAAAAATTTTAAGATTTATGCAAATATCAGTCGCAACTGCAACCTGGGTAGTATTTTGTCACAAAGAAAGAGGGCGGTGCCTCACTCCGCTAGAAGTGAGACTGCTAGAGCTTTTACCCCCTTAAAATCAACCTTGCCGCTTGCAAGCGTTGGTATATCATCAACGATGAAGATATAGCTTGGCATCATTATCGGAGCTAGGCTGCTCTCTTTTAAAATTTGCTCTAAATTTTTGGGCTCTGTGCCACTTTTTACTAAAAGTGCTATCGCTTCACCCTTTTTGCTATCTGGTACATTTGCACTGCTAAAGATGGCGTCGCCCCCAAGCACCTTTGCAAGCTCTTCTTCGACGCTTCCAAGGCTTATCATCTCGCCACCGATCTTGGCAAATCTTGAGTATCTATCGACGATAAATACAAAGCCGTTTTCATCGATGTGACCTTTGTCGCCAGTTTTATAGTATCTTACGCCATCAATGTGCGTGATGACATCGTTTGTTTTAGCTTCGTCGTTTAGATAGCCTTTCATCACTTGCGATCCGCCGATGACGATGAGTCCGTCCTCGCCAGTTTCAAGCTCTTCAAGAGTTTCTGGGTCGATTATTTTTATGATAGTGCCAGGCAGAGGCATGCCAACGCTGCCAGGTCTATTAAATGTAAGCTCTTTTAGACTCTCTTTTTCTAGGATATTTGGCATATTTACAGCAGCCACCGGTGCCGTTTCGGTTGCGCCGTATCCTTCATAAATTTCTATGCCAAATTTGAGCCTAAACTCATCTTTTATCTCAGGTTTTAGCTTCTCCGCCCCAGCTACGACCATTCTGGCACTTTGAAACATTAGCGGATGAAGCTTTTTATTTCTTGTGTAGAGCCTAAAGAACGTTGAGGTGCCAAAGATGATGCTAGCGCTGTGTCTTGCGGCCATTTTGCCGATAGTTGCTCCATCTGTTGGGTCAGGCACGCTTACCATTTTTATGCCCTCGCAAAGTGGCATGAGCGTGGTGACTGTTAGGCCAAATGAGTGAAATACAGGGAGTGAGTTTAAGATCACGTCATCTTTTTTGAAATTTAGAAGTTCGCTTATTTGCTTAATGTTTGCAAGTAAATTTTTATGGCTTAGCTCGATGCCTTTTGGCTCGCCTTCGCTGCCACTACTAAATAAAATAGTAGCTGTATCCTCTAAGCTTACACGCTTAAAATAGCAAAGCTTAATAAGCCAAACTGGAGCAAAAAACGCGGTTAAAAGCGCTAAAAATTTCTCTTTTTTTGAGACGCTGGCTGAGAGATCTTCTGCAAATTTAGCCTTTTCGCTCATCGCATCTTTTAGATCAAATCCCTTAAGTGCGAGCTTTTCAAGAAATTTGCTAGAGGTTATGACTGTGTTTATATTTGCCTTTCTTAGGGCGTGATTTAGCGAGGTCTCATTTAACGTATAGTTTAAATTTACGCTTACTTTGCCCATGGCAAGAAGCGCCATATTGACGATAGCTGCGATGCTTGAGCTAGGTAGCAAGATGCCTATATTTTTCTCATCTTTTAGCTCGCGTTTTAAAATTTTGATAAAGACTAAAACAGCTGTTATAAATTTCAAGTTGCTTAAATTTAGCCCAGTGCTGTCGCTCACGCACTCTTTAAATTTACTTTCTTTTGCGTTGT is a genomic window containing:
- a CDS encoding amino acid ABC transporter substrate-binding protein, with translation MKFTNLLKIVAVLAIALNLQAKTIKDGVLIVATEGTYAPFTFYNDKNELVGYDVDIAKAVAQKLNLKVEFLTAPWDAMLAAFDAGKADVVFNQVSITDERKKKYAFSVPYTVTFGAIITRKDNNDIKSFADLKGKRNADSATSNWAKVAVKYGAEHVVTDNFAKSMELLISRRVDAVVRDNIVFYDFIKERPNAPVKIAASLDEKDYTAAAVKRDNAELAEQISNALNELSKEGKLEAISKSYFGKDVSK
- a CDS encoding amino acid ABC transporter substrate-binding protein, which produces MNFKPIFGLIAGAFLALNLNASTIKKGELIVATEGTYSPYSFYDEKGELVGYDVDIARAVAQKLNLKVEFLTAPWDAMLAAFDAGKADVVFNQVSINEDRKKKYGMSVPYTMPYPVIVVHKDNNDIKSFADLKGKKSVHSATSNWAAIAEKNGATVVVADGFSKGVELIISKRADDTINDNVTFFDYIKQRPNAPLKIAYTSNEPMPTAAIVKKGNTELLEAINKALDELKAEGKISEISMKYFGKDISK
- a CDS encoding amino acid ABC transporter ATP-binding protein; this translates as MAINFKNISKSYGDHLVLDNINTSFKEGQTTVIVGSSGCGKSTLLRCINLLEIPQSGTLEVDDRSVNFKEKLSSKELLEIRKKTGMVFQSFNLFPHLTALQNVTEAPIYIQKKDKNEAIKEAKDLLAKVGLSHKEDTYPNRLSGGQAQRVAIARALAVNPYFLLLDEPTSALDPELEAEVLKVILSLAKEKKSMIIVTHNMNFARKIADRILFLDKGVIAFDGLVDEFFNSQNERIKSFISAMDI
- a CDS encoding amino acid ABC transporter permease, which gives rise to MENLDRVIELVSSSTLPMIIALLKVTIPLTLLSFSLGLVIAIITAVARLSNIKILKFIFATYVWIFRGTPLLVQLFIVFYGLPSLGVTLDTWSAATIAFSLNVGAYASESVRAAILSVPKGQWEAATSLGMTHYQILKRIIAPQAVRISLPPLSNTFIGLVKDTSLAASITMVDMFMVAQRIAARTFEPLILYILAALIYLVVCTLLTYLQSRLEKAVSRYV